A DNA window from Flavisolibacter ginsenosidimutans contains the following coding sequences:
- a CDS encoding glycoside hydrolase family 88 protein, with the protein MKKLTAIFCLTIFCFSAKAQPVHSYAQDLANTAIKIWPDSFSVKPGNPAKWSYDQGVILKGIEGIWNATGDGKWFRYIQKQMDYFIGEDGSIKGYKTTEHNIDNVNNGKLALLLYEVTGKDKYRKAAELLRHQLATHPRTSEGGFWHKQVYPNQMWLDGLYMGEPFYAQYAKVFGEDSIFNDVTRQFVLMEKHARDPQTGLLYHGWDESKQQKWADKTTGLSPNVWGRALGWYGMAMVDALDYFPANHPGRNDIIKILNRFAAAVTKVQDAKTGLWYDVVDKPKEPKNYFEASASSMLVYTLAKGVRKGYLPASYLSNVTKGWAGILKEFVKNENGQVNLHGTVSVSGLGGNPYRDGSFAYYMSEPVVVNDPKGMGAFINAANEIELLQVPKVGAGKTVMLDNYFNNEWKPEPGSIGRAATGEMFNTELKKEWNSVRSIPFHYIWDEQDNDGFSTLRFVFESYGAKTATLKAAPTAQNLKGASVYIVVDPDDQKETTKPNIISEKDATAVSNWVKAGGVLLLLSNDSGHNNVKSMNVLSTKFGIRLNEDLFNTVEGSKFEQGVVDLSAASNIFSTAKKAYVKELATLNVSAPAKTIVTKGGKNIIATATYGKGNVFVIGDPWLYNEYTDGRKLPPDFDNYKAAQDLAKWALLQAKKK; encoded by the coding sequence ATGAAGAAACTTACAGCGATTTTTTGTTTGACGATTTTTTGCTTTTCCGCAAAGGCGCAGCCGGTGCATTCTTATGCGCAGGACCTGGCAAATACTGCCATTAAAATCTGGCCGGATTCCTTTTCGGTAAAACCCGGTAATCCCGCCAAATGGAGTTACGACCAGGGTGTGATTTTAAAAGGCATTGAGGGCATCTGGAACGCCACCGGCGACGGCAAATGGTTTCGTTACATTCAAAAGCAGATGGATTATTTCATCGGCGAAGACGGTTCCATCAAGGGTTACAAAACCACTGAACACAACATTGACAACGTGAACAACGGCAAGTTGGCGCTGTTGCTTTACGAAGTAACCGGCAAAGACAAATACCGCAAAGCCGCAGAGCTTTTACGGCACCAATTGGCAACACACCCGCGTACGTCGGAAGGCGGCTTTTGGCACAAGCAGGTTTATCCCAATCAAATGTGGCTCGACGGCCTTTACATGGGCGAACCTTTTTATGCGCAGTACGCCAAGGTCTTTGGCGAGGACTCTATCTTCAACGATGTAACGCGTCAGTTTGTGCTGATGGAAAAGCACGCAAGAGATCCCCAAACCGGTTTGCTTTATCACGGCTGGGACGAAAGCAAGCAGCAGAAATGGGCCGATAAAACAACGGGTCTCTCGCCAAACGTTTGGGGACGTGCATTGGGTTGGTACGGCATGGCGATGGTAGATGCGCTGGATTATTTTCCCGCCAATCACCCGGGTCGCAACGACATCATTAAAATCCTGAACCGTTTTGCGGCTGCTGTAACAAAAGTGCAGGACGCCAAAACCGGTCTGTGGTACGACGTGGTGGATAAACCCAAAGAGCCGAAAAATTATTTTGAAGCTTCCGCTTCTTCGATGCTGGTTTATACCTTGGCAAAAGGCGTGCGCAAAGGATACTTGCCGGCGAGTTATTTGAGCAACGTCACAAAGGGCTGGGCCGGTATTTTAAAAGAATTTGTCAAGAACGAAAACGGCCAGGTGAATTTGCACGGAACGGTTTCGGTTTCCGGTCTTGGCGGCAACCCTTACCGTGATGGCAGCTTTGCTTATTACATGAGCGAACCAGTGGTAGTGAACGATCCCAAAGGCATGGGTGCATTCATCAACGCGGCAAACGAAATTGAGTTATTGCAAGTGCCAAAAGTTGGTGCCGGCAAAACAGTCATGCTCGATAATTATTTCAACAACGAATGGAAGCCAGAACCCGGTTCTATCGGCAGAGCAGCTACAGGTGAAATGTTTAACACTGAATTAAAAAAAGAATGGAACAGCGTTCGCAGCATTCCATTCCATTACATCTGGGATGAACAAGACAACGACGGTTTTTCAACCTTGCGATTTGTGTTTGAAAGCTACGGGGCAAAAACCGCAACCTTGAAAGCAGCGCCAACAGCACAAAACTTAAAAGGCGCCAGCGTTTATATCGTGGTTGATCCCGACGATCAGAAAGAAACAACAAAACCAAACATCATTAGCGAGAAAGACGCGACGGCCGTTAGCAATTGGGTAAAAGCCGGCGGCGTGTTGTTGTTGCTCAGCAACGATTCGGGACACAACAACGTGAAAAGCATGAACGTGCTTTCGACAAAGTTTGGCATTCGCCTGAACGAGGATCTTTTCAATACGGTTGAAGGCAGCAAGTTTGAACAAGGCGTGGTTGATCTTTCGGCAGCATCCAACATTTTTTCAACCGCTAAAAAAGCTTACGTAAAAGAACTTGCTACGTTAAACGTTTCGGCACCCGCAAAAACAATCGTAACAAAAGGGGGTAAAAACATTATAGCAACCGCCACTTATGGCAAGGGAAACGTGTTTGTAATTGGCGATCCCTGGCTTTACAACGAATATACCGACGGCCGCAAATTGCCACCCGATTTTGACAACTACAAAGCCGCACAAGACCTGGCGAAATGGGCCTTGCTGCAAGCAAAAAAGAAATGA
- a CDS encoding pectinesterase family protein yields the protein MSLRRRLYQVISVAGILLATSSFAQKTVVNTSVIIVDLNGSGNFTSIQSAINSLPDSSAMPRTIHIKPGRYYEKIFITKHNIVLEGEDRETTKIIQNIARDEWRCDHKDDWGVATLNLSGNDITLKNLTIANDYGFTQKEARTVSCASDSSGKKVITNSGHQMALRSMNTTRLKVINCRLSAYAGDTVSPWNLVNGMFYFKDCVMEGGVDFYCPRGDAYAENCTFYANTGPASIWHDGSTNPDYKTVLKNCKFDGYKGFKLGRYHKDAQFYLINCSFSEAMANEDIYLVPTNNEIKWGRRVYYFNCHRKGGDYAWHKDNLQTAQGSPEANTISAAWVFGNRWNPEKM from the coding sequence ATGAGTTTACGACGCCGGTTATATCAAGTCATAAGCGTTGCGGGCATCTTGCTTGCAACGTCGTCGTTTGCACAAAAGACAGTCGTCAACACGTCGGTAATCATTGTTGATCTAAACGGCAGTGGAAATTTTACGTCTATTCAGTCGGCCATCAACAGCTTGCCCGATTCGTCTGCAATGCCGCGAACGATTCACATCAAGCCGGGCCGTTACTACGAAAAAATATTCATCACAAAACACAACATCGTTCTTGAAGGCGAAGACCGCGAGACGACAAAAATTATTCAAAACATTGCCCGCGACGAATGGCGCTGCGATCACAAAGATGATTGGGGGGTAGCGACACTGAATCTTAGCGGCAACGACATCACCTTGAAAAACCTGACGATCGCCAACGATTATGGCTTTACCCAAAAAGAAGCCCGTACCGTAAGCTGCGCAAGTGATTCATCCGGTAAGAAAGTGATTACGAACAGCGGGCACCAGATGGCCTTGCGCAGCATGAATACGACGCGGTTGAAAGTGATCAACTGCCGCTTGAGTGCTTACGCAGGCGACACGGTGAGTCCGTGGAATCTGGTGAACGGTATGTTTTATTTCAAGGATTGTGTGATGGAGGGCGGCGTAGATTTTTATTGTCCGCGTGGCGATGCGTACGCGGAGAATTGCACCTTTTACGCAAACACAGGACCCGCTTCCATTTGGCACGACGGCTCAACAAACCCGGATTACAAAACGGTTTTAAAGAATTGCAAGTTTGATGGCTACAAAGGTTTCAAACTTGGGCGTTATCACAAAGACGCACAATTCTATTTGATTAATTGCAGCTTTTCTGAAGCAATGGCGAACGAAGACATTTATCTCGTGCCGACGAATAACGAGATTAAATGGGGGCGAAGGGTTTATTATTTTAACTGCCATCGCAAAGGCGGCGATTATGCCTGGCACAAAGACAATTTGCAAACAGCGCAAGGTTCGCCGGAGGCAAACACCATTAGCGCCGCGTGGGTTTTTGGCAATCGCTGGAACCCCGAAAAAATGTAA
- a CDS encoding tagaturonate reductase: MILSRYTLRNISPENVAIPEETLFDLPERVLQFGTGVLLRGLPDYFIDKANRQGIFNGRVVVVKSTSHGDTSAFDKQDGLYTLCVRGLQNGEKIEENIINSSISRVLTATEQWNEILDCAHNSQMQIIISNTTEVGIQLVHEDIRQTPPKSFPGKLLAFLYERFKAFGGSEKSGMVIVPTELIPENGTKLQAIILELAHLNSLEDSFIEWLEGSNHFCNSLVDRIVPGKPDAATLKELEDELGYTDGNLSMSEVYRLWAIEGGEEVKSILSFAQADDGVVIEPDIDIFRELKLRMLNGTHTLSCGLAYLAGFETVKQAMDDETMSGFIADVMQNEIASNIPYDVDLSTAQDFGNKVLDRFRNPHIRHQWISITMNYSSKLKMRCVPVLLQHYKKTSAAPEAIALGFAAYLLFMKGVTVRDGKYYGDLNGTSYFIQDDTAEIFYKRWAKLSPADLVKETLRDAAYWGADLHSLPGFAKAVTDKLNLLLNSGAKAAVIATESNKEKIA; this comes from the coding sequence ATGATCTTATCTCGCTATACGCTACGAAACATAAGCCCGGAAAATGTGGCGATTCCGGAAGAAACGCTGTTTGATTTGCCGGAGAGAGTCCTGCAGTTTGGAACCGGTGTGCTGCTTCGCGGCCTGCCCGATTATTTTATTGACAAGGCTAATCGACAGGGCATTTTTAACGGTCGTGTTGTCGTTGTAAAATCAACCTCGCACGGCGACACGTCGGCCTTTGACAAACAAGACGGCTTGTACACCCTTTGCGTTCGCGGTTTGCAGAACGGTGAAAAGATTGAAGAGAACATTATCAATTCGTCCATCAGCCGCGTCCTTACCGCAACGGAGCAATGGAACGAAATATTGGATTGTGCGCACAACAGCCAGATGCAAATCATCATCTCCAACACAACGGAAGTGGGCATTCAACTGGTGCACGAAGACATTCGCCAAACGCCGCCGAAATCGTTTCCCGGCAAATTGCTGGCTTTTTTATACGAACGTTTCAAAGCTTTTGGCGGCAGTGAAAAGAGCGGGATGGTGATTGTGCCAACAGAATTAATTCCCGAGAACGGAACGAAACTTCAGGCAATTATTTTAGAACTGGCGCATTTGAACAGTTTGGAAGATTCTTTCATCGAGTGGCTCGAAGGCAGCAATCATTTTTGCAATTCGCTGGTAGATCGGATTGTTCCGGGCAAACCCGATGCGGCAACTTTGAAGGAACTGGAAGACGAATTGGGTTATACCGACGGCAACTTAAGCATGTCGGAAGTGTACCGCTTGTGGGCCATTGAGGGCGGGGAAGAAGTAAAATCTATTTTGTCGTTTGCACAAGCCGATGACGGCGTGGTGATTGAACCCGATATTGACATTTTCCGCGAACTGAAATTGCGCATGTTGAACGGCACGCATACGCTCAGTTGCGGTCTTGCTTATCTGGCCGGTTTTGAAACAGTGAAGCAGGCCATGGATGATGAAACGATGTCGGGTTTTATTGCCGACGTAATGCAAAATGAAATTGCGTCCAACATTCCGTATGACGTTGACCTTTCAACGGCGCAGGACTTCGGAAATAAAGTATTGGATCGTTTCCGCAACCCTCACATTCGCCATCAGTGGATCAGCATTACCATGAACTACAGCTCTAAGCTGAAGATGCGTTGCGTGCCCGTTTTGCTTCAGCATTATAAAAAAACATCTGCCGCGCCAGAGGCCATCGCTCTCGGGTTTGCGGCCTATCTTCTTTTTATGAAAGGGGTTACGGTTCGCGACGGAAAATATTACGGCGATTTGAACGGCACCTCGTATTTTATTCAGGACGATACGGCTGAAATCTTTTACAAACGCTGGGCAAAACTTTCGCCCGCTGATCTTGTAAAAGAAACCCTTCGCGATGCGGCTTATTGGGGCGCCGACCTGCACAGCCTGCCCGGCTTTGCCAAAGCCGTTACCGACAAGCTAAATTTGCTGTTGAACAGCGGCGCAAAAGCGGCCGTTATCGCAACAGAATCCAATAAAGAAAAGATTGCATAA
- a CDS encoding UxaA family hydrolase has translation MSSKVLKVHPSDNVIVALQDLPKGETVQYNGSTFTVVDDIPAKHKFFEHNMNTGDEVIMYGVLVGKAQNEIPIGGLMTTSNVKHASSGYDYRGVKYEWKAPDVSKFIGRTFNGYHRSDGRVGTANYWLFIPTVFCENRNLDVIREALHNELGYAVTDKYKQYAHKLVEAFKKGSTVDTIDLAPDNNHQQRVFKNVDGIKFLNHQGGCGGIRQDAAVLSKLLAAYADHPNVSGVTVLSLGCQNLQVADFKKDLQERNPNFDKPLYIFEQQQVGNEEVMIAEAIKKTFEGLVEINKLERKPAPLDKLTVGVKCGGSDGFSGISANPSVGYCSDLLVALGAKVLLAEFPELCGVEQELVDRSTSEPVARKFMHLMHRYEEIVTAVGSSFSMNPSPGNIKDGLITDAIKSAGAAKKGGTSPVVDVLDYTEPAVKPGLNLVCTPGNDVEATTGKAASGATLILFTTGLGTPTGNPVCPTIKVATNSKLASRMKDIIDIDTGGVISGEKTLEQMGEEILEYCIKAASGEVIPKAVLLNQDDFIPWKRGVSL, from the coding sequence ATGAGCAGTAAAGTATTAAAAGTTCATCCATCCGATAACGTGATCGTGGCTTTGCAGGATTTGCCCAAAGGCGAAACCGTTCAATACAACGGCAGCACGTTTACGGTTGTGGACGACATTCCGGCCAAGCACAAATTTTTCGAGCACAACATGAACACCGGCGATGAAGTCATCATGTACGGTGTGTTGGTGGGCAAGGCGCAAAATGAAATTCCAATAGGTGGATTGATGACGACATCGAATGTAAAGCACGCCTCCAGCGGTTATGACTACCGCGGCGTGAAATACGAATGGAAAGCACCCGATGTGTCGAAATTCATTGGCAGAACGTTCAACGGTTATCACCGCAGCGACGGAAGAGTGGGAACAGCCAATTATTGGTTGTTCATTCCCACTGTGTTTTGCGAAAACAGAAATTTGGACGTGATTCGTGAGGCGCTTCACAACGAATTGGGTTACGCGGTTACGGATAAATACAAGCAATATGCACACAAGCTGGTAGAAGCGTTCAAGAAAGGTTCAACGGTTGATACGATTGATCTTGCGCCGGACAACAATCATCAACAGCGTGTGTTTAAAAACGTTGACGGCATTAAGTTTCTCAATCACCAGGGAGGTTGCGGCGGCATTCGTCAGGATGCGGCCGTTTTAAGCAAACTCTTAGCTGCTTACGCCGATCATCCAAACGTTAGTGGCGTAACGGTGTTGAGTTTGGGTTGCCAGAATTTGCAGGTGGCAGATTTTAAAAAAGACTTACAAGAACGCAATCCGAACTTCGACAAACCGCTTTACATTTTTGAGCAACAGCAAGTGGGCAACGAAGAAGTGATGATTGCCGAAGCCATCAAAAAAACCTTTGAAGGTCTTGTTGAAATCAACAAGCTTGAACGCAAACCCGCACCGCTTGATAAACTTACGGTTGGTGTAAAATGCGGCGGCAGCGACGGTTTCAGCGGCATCTCGGCCAATCCTTCTGTCGGTTATTGTTCCGATTTGTTAGTAGCCTTGGGCGCAAAAGTTTTGTTGGCCGAGTTTCCTGAACTCTGCGGCGTAGAACAGGAATTGGTTGATCGTTCAACGAGCGAACCGGTTGCCCGCAAGTTCATGCACCTGATGCATCGTTACGAAGAAATTGTGACGGCTGTGGGTTCCAGTTTCTCCATGAACCCTTCGCCGGGAAATATTAAAGACGGATTAATTACTGACGCCATCAAGAGTGCCGGTGCAGCAAAGAAAGGCGGCACGTCGCCGGTTGTTGACGTGTTGGATTACACAGAACCTGCGGTAAAACCTGGACTTAATTTGGTGTGCACACCGGGCAATGACGTTGAAGCGACAACCGGCAAAGCAGCAAGTGGTGCGACACTTATTTTGTTTACAACCGGCTTGGGCACACCAACCGGCAATCCTGTTTGTCCGACCATTAAAGTTGCGACAAACTCCAAGCTGGCAAGTCGCATGAAGGACATCATTGACATTGATACCGGCGGCGTCATTTCCGGCGAAAAAACCCTTGAGCAAATGGGTGAGGAGATTCTGGAGTATTGCATTAAGGCCGCCAGCGGTGAAGTGATTCCAAAAGCCGTTTTACTCAATCAAGACGATTTTATTCCGTGGAAACGCGGCGTCTCTCTATAA
- the uxaC gene encoding glucuronate isomerase, which yields MKKFIGKNFLLNTKTAEELYHEYAAPMPIIDYHCHLPPDQIAEDKQFENLTQVWLYGDHYKWRAMRTNGVHESYCTGDKPDFGKFKKWAETVPYTLRNPLYHWTHLELQRYFDVHEILNADSAEKIYEECSAKLQTKEYSVRNLLRKMDVKVVCTTDDPIDNLEHHQKIKDEGIDIKILPAYRPDKAMNVDDAASFNAYLSKLEAASNTSIASFNDYLNALKARHDFFATMGCSVSDHGLEQVYAEDYTDAEITAAFDKIRSGKELTREENLKFKSAMLQIFAVWDWEKGWVQQYHLGALRNNNSRMMRQLGPDTGWDSIGDFSQGKALAKFLDRLDTNNQLAKTILYNLNPADNELMATMIGNFNDGSTPGKIQFGSGWWFLDQKDGMTKQLNALSNMGLLSKFVGMLTDSRSFLSFPRHEYFRRLLCNLFGKEIENGELPNDLEWTGQVIQDICYNNAANYFGWNEDKVKNQKAKVKTESPA from the coding sequence ATGAAAAAATTTATCGGTAAAAACTTTTTGCTGAACACCAAAACGGCGGAGGAACTCTACCACGAGTACGCTGCGCCAATGCCCATCATTGACTACCACTGTCATCTTCCGCCCGACCAGATTGCGGAAGACAAGCAGTTCGAAAACCTTACGCAAGTATGGCTATACGGTGACCATTACAAATGGAGAGCCATGCGCACGAACGGTGTGCACGAAAGCTATTGCACTGGCGACAAGCCCGATTTTGGAAAATTCAAAAAGTGGGCGGAAACGGTTCCGTACACCTTGCGCAACCCGCTTTATCACTGGACGCACCTGGAACTGCAACGCTATTTTGACGTGCACGAAATTTTGAACGCCGACAGCGCAGAAAAAATTTACGAGGAATGTTCGGCCAAATTGCAAACAAAGGAATATTCGGTTCGCAACCTGTTGCGTAAGATGGATGTGAAAGTGGTTTGCACAACCGATGACCCAATTGATAACCTGGAACATCATCAAAAAATAAAAGACGAAGGAATAGACATTAAAATTCTTCCCGCTTATCGTCCCGACAAAGCGATGAACGTTGACGATGCGGCTTCCTTCAACGCTTATCTTTCTAAACTTGAAGCAGCGAGCAATACAAGCATTGCCTCGTTCAATGATTACCTTAATGCATTGAAAGCTCGCCATGATTTCTTTGCCACAATGGGATGCTCTGTTTCCGATCACGGGCTTGAGCAGGTTTATGCTGAAGATTACACCGATGCGGAAATTACGGCGGCATTCGATAAAATCCGTTCGGGTAAAGAACTCACAAGAGAAGAGAACCTGAAATTCAAATCGGCTATGCTACAAATTTTTGCCGTGTGGGATTGGGAAAAAGGTTGGGTGCAACAATATCACCTTGGTGCGTTGCGCAACAACAATTCCCGCATGATGCGTCAGCTTGGACCCGATACGGGGTGGGACAGCATCGGCGACTTTTCACAGGGCAAAGCACTGGCGAAATTTCTTGATCGTTTAGATACAAACAACCAACTCGCCAAAACCATTCTCTACAATCTTAATCCGGCCGACAACGAGTTGATGGCAACCATGATCGGCAACTTCAACGACGGTTCTACACCGGGTAAAATTCAATTTGGTTCTGGCTGGTGGTTCCTCGATCAAAAGGACGGCATGACGAAACAACTCAACGCACTCTCCAACATGGGTTTGTTGAGCAAGTTTGTGGGCATGCTTACCGATTCGAGAAGCTTCCTTTCGTTCCCTCGCCACGAATATTTCAGAAGGCTTCTGTGCAATTTGTTTGGTAAAGAAATTGAGAACGGTGAATTGCCAAATGATCTTGAATGGACGGGCCAAGTTATTCAGGACATTTGCTACAACAACGCTGCGAACTATTTCGGCTGGAACGAAGACAAAGTAAAAAATCAAAAGGCAAAAGTAAAAACAGAGTCTCCGGCGTAA
- a CDS encoding sugar kinase, with protein sequence MSKKVVTLGEIMLRLSTPDHKRFVQADTFDVTYGGGEANVAAALCNYGLNGTFVTKVPNNAIGQSAINHLRRYGVDTQFVARGGDRLGIYFLETGASMRASQVIYDRAGASIADVDASEFDFDKIFDGADWFHTTGITPALSDKAAALTEAALKAAKAKGITTSIDLNYRKKLWSKEKAREVMTKLCQYVDVCIGNEEDADTTLGFKAANTDVTKGELNLEGFKDVFKQMKEKFGFKYIASSLRESHSASDNGWSALLYDGNDFYHTRQYEVRIVDRVGSGDSFASGLIYGLVTGMPMKDAAEFGVAASALKHTIPGDLNHATLEDVKGLMKGDASGRVQR encoded by the coding sequence ATGTCTAAAAAAGTAGTCACACTGGGCGAGATCATGCTGCGCTTGTCCACCCCGGATCACAAACGCTTTGTACAAGCCGATACGTTTGACGTTACCTACGGCGGTGGCGAAGCAAACGTTGCAGCCGCTCTTTGTAATTATGGTTTGAACGGAACCTTCGTTACCAAAGTTCCGAACAACGCTATTGGTCAATCGGCTATCAACCACCTGCGCCGTTACGGCGTGGACACGCAATTCGTTGCCCGCGGCGGCGACCGTCTCGGTATTTATTTTCTGGAAACCGGTGCGTCCATGCGTGCATCGCAAGTGATTTATGACCGTGCCGGCGCTTCTATCGCCGATGTTGACGCTTCCGAATTTGACTTTGATAAGATATTTGATGGCGCCGATTGGTTTCACACAACCGGCATTACGCCTGCGTTAAGCGATAAAGCCGCTGCTTTGACGGAAGCTGCGTTGAAAGCTGCAAAGGCAAAAGGCATCACGACATCAATTGACCTTAACTACCGCAAAAAATTGTGGAGCAAGGAGAAAGCAAGAGAAGTAATGACGAAGCTTTGTCAGTACGTTGATGTTTGTATTGGCAACGAAGAAGACGCCGATACAACGCTTGGCTTTAAAGCAGCGAACACCGATGTAACCAAAGGCGAATTGAACCTCGAAGGTTTCAAAGATGTGTTCAAGCAAATGAAAGAAAAGTTTGGTTTCAAATACATCGCATCGTCGCTTCGCGAAAGCCACAGCGCATCTGATAATGGCTGGAGTGCTTTGCTTTATGACGGCAATGATTTCTACCACACACGTCAATACGAAGTGCGCATCGTTGACCGCGTGGGCAGTGGTGACTCATTCGCCAGCGGTTTGATTTACGGTTTAGTAACGGGTATGCCGATGAAAGACGCGGCTGAATTTGGTGTAGCCGCATCTGCACTGAAGCACACGATTCCCGGTGACTTGAACCACGCAACCCTTGAAGATGTAAAAGGCCTGATGAAAGGCGATGCTTCGGGCCGCGTGCAACGTTAA
- a CDS encoding YhcH/YjgK/YiaL family protein: MIVDSLANSDKYVSLHPRFAKAFEFIKSQNLESIEVGKYPIDGAELHASVSNKDGVKAEDAKFEAHNHFIDIQVCPAGSEQIGWKPRSKCVDPKGDYNAEKDVTFFNDKPDTYFSLNAGQFAIFYPEDVHAPMIGEGPVKKLVVKVKI, encoded by the coding sequence ATGATCGTAGACAGTTTAGCCAATTCAGATAAATACGTTTCGCTTCACCCGCGTTTTGCCAAAGCATTTGAATTCATCAAATCGCAAAATCTGGAAAGCATTGAAGTCGGGAAGTATCCGATTGACGGTGCAGAACTTCACGCTTCGGTTTCTAATAAAGACGGCGTGAAAGCCGAAGACGCAAAATTTGAAGCGCACAATCATTTTATTGACATCCAGGTTTGTCCGGCGGGTTCGGAGCAAATTGGCTGGAAGCCGCGCAGCAAATGCGTTGATCCCAAAGGCGATTACAACGCTGAAAAGGACGTTACCTTTTTCAACGACAAACCCGACACGTATTTTTCGCTGAACGCCGGCCAGTTTGCCATCTTTTACCCTGAAGACGTGCACGCACCCATGATTGGCGAAGGCCCGGTAAAAAAGCTAGTGGTAAAGGTGAAAATTTAA
- a CDS encoding beta/alpha barrel domain-containing protein, with the protein MNKKEEILKLIPEQGVLPLFFYKDTDVSIEVLRALYAAGIRSVEYTNRGEAALKNFKEMRKVCDAELKGMYLGVGTIKNADSAKAFIDAGTDYIISPGLVEDAIKVADENDMLWVPGCMTPTEIIRAEQLGAKLVKLFPGNILGPAFLSAIKELFPNLLFMPTGGVEAEKENLAGWFKAGVCAVGMGSKLITKVSLENKDYEGIKAGTLKSLALIKEVRG; encoded by the coding sequence ATGAACAAGAAAGAAGAAATACTTAAACTTATTCCTGAGCAAGGCGTATTGCCGCTGTTTTTTTACAAAGACACAGACGTCAGCATCGAAGTGTTAAGAGCATTGTATGCAGCCGGCATTCGCTCTGTTGAATACACCAACCGCGGCGAAGCAGCGTTGAAAAATTTTAAAGAAATGCGCAAAGTGTGCGATGCCGAATTAAAAGGCATGTACCTCGGTGTGGGAACCATAAAAAATGCCGATTCGGCAAAAGCTTTTATTGATGCCGGAACGGATTACATCATCAGTCCGGGATTGGTGGAAGACGCCATCAAAGTTGCCGATGAAAATGACATGCTCTGGGTTCCTGGTTGCATGACGCCAACAGAGATTATTCGTGCAGAACAATTGGGCGCAAAGCTGGTGAAACTCTTTCCAGGCAACATTTTAGGTCCTGCATTTTTAAGCGCCATCAAAGAATTGTTTCCGAATCTTCTCTTTATGCCAACCGGCGGTGTGGAAGCAGAAAAAGAAAACCTTGCAGGCTGGTTTAAAGCCGGTGTTTGCGCCGTGGGCATGGGCAGCAAATTAATTACAAAGGTATCTCTCGAAAACAAAGATTACGAAGGCATCAAGGCAGGCACGTTAAAATCATTAGCTTTAATTAAAGAAGTAAGAGGATAA